The Raphanus sativus cultivar WK10039 chromosome 2, ASM80110v3, whole genome shotgun sequence genome includes a region encoding these proteins:
- the LOC108840045 gene encoding 24-methylenesterol C-methyltransferase 3 has translation MDNVALYCTAALVAGGIYWFICILGPAERKGKRASDLSGGSISAENVKDNYNQYWSFFRKPKEIESSEKVPDFVDTFYNLVTDIYEWGWGQSFHFSPSIPGKSDKEATRIHEEMAVDLIKVKPGQKILDAGCGVGGPMRAIAAHSKAHVVGITINDYQVKRAKEHNKKAGLDSLCDVVCGNFLEMPFGENTFDGAYSIEATCHAPKLEEVYAEIFRVMKPGSLYVSYEWVTTDKYNDDDQEHKEVIQGIERGDALPGLRSYADIAATAKKVGFEIVDERDLAMPPAKPWWSRLKMGRVAYWRNHVVVVVLSAIGVAPKGTVDVHEMLFKTADYLTRGGETGIFSPMHMILCRKPEKASE, from the coding sequence ATGGACAATGTGGCGCTATACTGCACCGCCGCCCTCGTCGCCGGCGGCATCTACTGGTTCATATGCATCCTAGGTCCAGCAGAGAGAAAGGGAAAACGAGCCTCGGATCTCTCCGGAGGCTCAATCTCCGCCGAGAACGTCAAAGACAACTACAACCAATACTGGTCGTTCTTCCGCAAACCAAAGGAGATCGAAAGCTCCGAGAAAGTCCCTGACTTCGTGGACACGTTCTACAACCTCGTCACCGACATCTACGAGTGGGGATGGGGACAGTCTTTCCACTTCTCCCCTTCCATCCCGGGAAAATCCGACAAGGAAGCCACGAGGATCCACGAAGAGATGGCCGTTGACCTCATCAAAGTCAAACCGGGACAGAAGATCCTCGACGCTGGATGTGGCGTCGGTGGGCCCATGAGAGCCATCGCGGCTCACTCGAAGGCCCATGTTGTCGGGATCACCATCAACGACTACCAAGTCAAACGAGCGAAAGAACACAACAAGAAAGCTGGTTTGGACTCTCTATGCGACGTCGTTTGCGGTAACTTTTTAGAGATGCCGTTCGGTGAGAACACGTTCGATGGTGCTTACTCTATAGAAGCGACGTGTCACGCTCCCAAGCTAGAAGAAGTGTACGCGGAGATCTTTAGGGTGATGAAACCAGGTTCTTTATACGTTTCGTACGAGTGGGTCACCACGGATAAGTACAATGACGATGATCAAGAACACAAGGAGGTTATTCAAGGGATCGAGAGAGGAGATGCACTTCCCGGTTTGAGAAGCTACGCTGATATCGCTGCGACGGCTAAGAAAGTAGGGTTTGAGATTGTGGACGAGAGAGATTTGGCTATGCCTCCGGCGAAACCGTGGTGGAGCAGGCTTAAGATGGGTCGTGTTGCGTATTGGAGAAACCATGTTGTGGTTGTGGTTCTGTCTGCTATTGGGGTTGCACCTAAAGGAACCGTTGATGTTCATGAGATGTTGTTTAAGACTGCTGATTATTTGACTAGAGGTGGTGAGACTGGAATCTTCTCGCCCATGCATATGATCCTCTGTAGAAAACCAGAGAAAGCTTCTGAATGA
- the LOC108841058 gene encoding uncharacterized protein At1g76070-like produces the protein MDNKHHASPSTSTSKPKNKNKILKMLPKAMSFGHRVPPFSPGQDLHHNTTSSSNKAYFSGPMVLVPNAARVRRNKSDAVWDEPTSPKVSCIGQIKLVKSKRSSPKKNTKTSSSSLTKGRFSKFKRLFSFSSSAGGGDKSITPHPAAVTEHPVTVVSPEAVPSLGQMKKFASSRDALGRFGWEVEMKREEESPADHRRGYYSDDEKRGDDLRDKEEEGDDIIVPFSAPLSMRPKNEVSLWKRRTMDPPKPLQLHTS, from the coding sequence ATGGACAATAAGCACCATGCTTCACCTTCAACTTCAACTTCAAAAccaaagaacaagaacaagatacTGAAGATGCTTCCCAAAGCCATGTCGTTCGGACATCGCGTACCGCCGTTTAGTCCCGGACAAGATCTCCACCACAATACGACGTCATCATCCAACAAAGCGTATTTCTCCGGTCCTATGGTCTTGGTTCCTAACGCCGCTCGTGTAAGGAGAAACAAAAGCGACGCCGTTTGGGACGAGCCCACTTCACCTAAAGTCTCTTGTATAGGTCAGATCAAGCTCGTTAAATCAAAACGCTCCTCCCCTAagaaaaacactaaaacatCATCGTCTTCTTTAACCAAAGGCCGTTTCTCGAAGTTCAAGCggctcttctccttctcctcgtCGGCGGGTGGAGGTGACAAGTCTATAACACCCCATCCCGCCGCTGTGACTGAACATCCGGTCACGGTGGTTTCCCCCGAGGCCGTGCCGTCGTTAGGTCAGATGAAGAAGTTTGCGAGCAGCCGTGATGCTTTGGGAAGATTTGGCTGGGAGGTTGAGATGAAACGTGAAGAAGAGTCTCCCGCTGATCATCGCAGAGGTTACTATTCGGATGATGAGAAGAGAGGAGATGACTTAAGAGACAAGGAAGAGGAAGGAGATGACATAATAGTTCCGTTCTCAGCCCCGCTGAGTATGAGGCCGAAGAATGAAGTTAGCTTGTGGAAGAGAAGAACCATGGATCCACCAAAACCACTTCAACTTCATACCTCTTGA